A stretch of DNA from Montipora foliosa isolate CH-2021 chromosome 4, ASM3666993v2, whole genome shotgun sequence:
ATTTGGTTCCAATAACTCATATAAAATCAGCTACTGGTGCAGCTATCAGTGCACagatacagacaaaaacatctCCTCAGGGTACTCCTGCTGGGCAACCAACCCCAATCCTGCCAAACACACCAATCTCGCCTCCCTCAGGAATGACAACTGTGACGCTGAACACGAGACCCATACTGCCTCACCAGCAGCAACAAAGGAAGATAACTGCCGGTAAGCTGGAAGAAAGTGCTGCTTCTAATAACGGTAGCTAATAAAGTCTCTGTTTTTCAGGATTAACTAAAAAAAGAAGCATTACAGGTGCAACCTGTAATTCaaactgctttttttttccgagttcaATTCATGTGGTATTCTGGCCATAAATACAACTCTGAATTGTATGTAAGTTACATTATGGCCCGTTATTCCCAAGACTTTTGGATAAAGCAACAACAGCAAAGTTTAATATCAGCAGGCTGAAATTTATATGATCAGCTAGATTGGCCTATCACAGTACAGTATGTGTACTGTACCACCTGTCATCAGTTAAATCTTTGTAGAATAGGGAAAGAGACTTAGTTCCAGTGGCTGAAAACTGTCATGTACAGTAGACATAAAATACTATGGGGTGTTTTCTCTTTTTCGGTCACTTCACCATCTCATACTAAACAGGCGCAGGGACATCAGCAACAGCCATAGCTGCACTAACATCGACAGTCAACCGTACCACGACAAACCTCCAACCTCTTGTGCCAATTGGAACACAAATACCACAGCCGCAATTCCAAGTACGAATGGTGCAATTTCCACAACAAGGTGGGCCAGCGCAGATCGTGCAGTCGCCCAGAGGAGGAGCCACACCTGTCCAAATTCACTCACAACAGGCGCAAGTGGTGCAAGGCTTACAACAGGTAGGAGTTCAGTTGCCTGTAAGGAAACAGTTGtttaaggaaggtgcctactattgtagcctgcgtagcatggcaCTTTTGGTTGCTAAGTAATAAAGGCGGGCGAGGGCAGAAAAACCGCGAGGAGATTGGGGCAGGAGCAACTGCTTCGCCACTCGTGCGCCCGGCTCGACAaaaaaccgccatgctacgcaggctactattgttactgcgcatacgttgtGCACATCTCAAAATACtagggtttcctatcggtgatgcttactaatacagggatatttttgtgcggttgaaaactatgcggagaaagtactcttggtatccaaaaagaaaattgggggtaaccatgtatttttgaaaaagaactctgtacattgctttgtattttaaagctttttacaaatagtaTTCATCgattatctttgaaaagtgcatggttacccccaatttggatttcaataacacttgctaagatctacatttcccgcataatcataaaccaggacaaaaatacctttgaattattaGGCAATGTTTATTTTTAGAGGAATGTTGTGAGACAGGGGCTGTGGTTTACATATTTTTCATCCAAGACTTGAAACTCAATTTCCTGTGAAGTTACCAAggatttgcagatgtagttataCAAAGAATGCATGACTgttctcctcagttactttaTGACCTTAAGTGTTGGTCTTGCAACTTCCTGCACAGGAGGCAGAAGTAGTCCTCAAACAGTTTTGTTAAGACAGACTGGACGAAATTGTAGCCGCCTGTTGGCCACAAAATTTGAAATCGGTTGTTTTTGGTGCATTGGTGATGAGCTGCTAGTAATTTTGACCCGTGACTACAGTAACTAGATTATTTATTGCATTATACCACAATGGCAGACAACAATGCCAAAGACCATATACCCCATTTTTCATGTTGAAGAGATGTATGTTTGGTGTTAACTCTGGCCAGGGACACCGTGATAAAGTCTGCATGTTCCTCAtagaggccctcccaggggtttggggaAGAAGGgaacatggcttatttgaactggggaacagtgacaaaatattttagggaacaaaaacaatttaaaatttaaaggaTCACAAAGCTGGTAACAAGTTAACAGTCCCCCCCTACCAGGTAGGTATTACCCTCTAGGAAAATATAGTGTAAACAAGACTTTTGGAAAATTATCTTACATGACTGTATTAACTCCACTGTTCTCATATTAACTAGGGATCTTTGGTTTTATTATTTCATAATTtttggcaataattattttgttttcctcttcaAAAGATTCAAGGCAAACAAGTTGCAACAGTGAAAGTGGCCCAGCAAACACAGGGTGCCCAAACAACAGCCAGAGCACAGGGGAGGTCACCTGCTCAAAGACGAAGATCACAGAACAAATAAATTCTCCAAAAAAAGTATAAAAAGACATTCATGTGAGAAGCCTTCTTGCAATGGATCAAAAATACTCAGTAGTAGTCTGTTAATGCAACAGCCACGATTGTTGGCAGCAAGTATGCATTATTTATTGGTGCCGGGATACCATATTTGTCAATGTAATATAAAAGCctatcattgttttaccaagGTAGAgagatttttatatttttatcccATGTTGGTTTCATTGAAATATCAACAAAACCAGGAATAAAGAGAGCTGCAAGGAAACAATCGTGTAGGACATTAGAGATCTAACGAATTATCATGATGGTAAAAAGATTTGATGACTGGTGTTTTGAAAGTAAAATTAGCCATTTTTCAGAGCAAATTGAAATATTGTGGGTTGTTTGTAGTTAGAGTATTCTAGGTAATACCTTCATACTTGCCCTTGTTGCAAACAATGTCTAACTGACTGACGACGAACTCCAAATCGCAGGATACAGTGCCCTTACACCTCTTATGTCATAGCTagaaacacagaaaattaaAACTACTGCATCTTCTTTCCAGTCTTGTAAAACGAAATGCTGCAACTACGGATAGTCGTGATGATGTACAAGTCATGTAATAATGTACCCATAAGAAAGATGATGTCATTCTGAGTTTCTTGGCAATCCTGgggaaaagggggggggggggggggggaaatagacaaatgaaaagaagaaaaatcacTAGAATTTGCCTGTTGACAAGCAACTAGAATATCAATAATTAAGTTGCTTTCAACCTTATTTATTTAAATGATAAGAATGACTGAGGCAAGCGCCCTGATGTTTCTCGCAAAGTGTCATGACTACAATTCTTGGTCTTCATCCacgttggtgtacaaaacaatagaaaatgtacccacaagttttgcataatattagagtcaaattcccaaaagatgttttactgcattgttctgtacacctgCATGATGTCTTGAAAAACACAGTCTTTATTGAAAGAAGATGATTTAACTGTCCTTCAGAAAACTTAATAATGTCATCTATCAACATCAACACAAGCTGTTTGTATCAGATCTCTGACTTCCTTTCCTCTTGTTACTGCTTTCTTGTAACATTCTTGAAATTTGTGATCTGGTAAAGGCGATCCTCcttgaaataaagagaaaagaaaaatgtactcatttttaaaattttctaaaTGTATACCGCCACAAATACCACACAGACTTCTAGCTGCTGGTGGCTTACTAAGCGACCCATAATTATACAGTTCCAAGttcaaatgaaaaaggaggTACTTATATTAACTTCAGTGAGGAATGGGTTATGCTCGGCTTGgcttcactgaaaaaaaaacaacaaattgacTTTGTGTACCACTCTGGATTTGTAGATTCCCTTAAACCTTTATAGCCTTTACGTTGCTATGCAAAATGTTGATAAGGAATTCCCTGTGTCCCCATGTATACTTTAGTGGACAACAACTGCCAAACTAAATTTTTACAAACACTGATACATGTAGTTGAAAATTAATAACATGCTTCCTTTGtgttaaaaactaaaagaacTATGATGATTTACAACCTTatattaagggtgcgttcgattgaccatattcaattccagaataggaataggtggaatagaagttagaaatccttcatttttatagagattcacattaaaattgtcaaaaacctgtcaaaatgctatttttaacatatttttattatatccttgttgcttcaaaacgccacacatatccttttaaatcatcacttcacATATTCTTATTGCAGAATAGGGTCAATTGAATACACCCTAATGTGCCAACAAGGAGaactcaaaattaatgttaaccTGGTTTATGAACAGCAGCAATTTTTTCATCATCCGTCACAACTATTGTGACAACACCAGTAAGGAGGCCTTCTTCTTCATCTGTTGGGTCAGCAAACAACACTGAACTATAGATATGATTAAATCATAACACTGTTATACTAGCATGTTCCAAACAAAAGTCTTGTAAGTCTTAAAAAGACTTTTAGTTAAAACTATCTGTCTTGCCAGAGACAGTCTCTTCTTGAGGGATGGAAAATCCTCCTTAAGGTGAATGTCAACCAAGAAAAAGGATATTGTTTAAAACCAAAAGGACCACAATGAGTACCACAGTTAACTGGGTGAAAAAATGAACCCTCAAGATTCTATACCTAACTGGTATTATTTTGATCTTTCCAAGATGAGTCCCGACTCATCTAGGAAAGATCAAAGTGGCTCTACACACAGGGCACTAATGAATGGGTGAAACCCCACAATACAAATATaagaataatttaaacaaaCAAGATATCTCATAAATTTTACAATGCATCAAAAATGATTGTAATGATCTTGCTCACCAACTCAATGTTCATTATCATGTTTTATACATTTGTTACTGTTACTTTAGACACAACTCTAGTAACTAAAGTAGTTTAGTATACTTTGCtggtaatagaccttttcacagTGTTTCTGTTTGTTACACATACATTTTTGTAACGAGTCCTTTTTTAGGCTCATCAATgtcacgtgtttaaataaagtttttcagtttcattgatattggttggggggcaaacagCTTAAATAatattacagtgaatgtatgggaattttgccaACTTTGAACCAGTATAAATCCTTTAGCTCTTTGACTCCCAAGCCGGCCTGAACCGGCCAATTACTTAgtgttttactctgtctaacgcgagacgattttaatcgtcaaaggggaacccctgggaatcaatgggttaatgtgacCCGCATTAAGGTCTGATGATTGTGGATAGCAAGACGacctctcaaaaagcacttcTATTGAGAATATTTTCGTGAGgatgaaaatgaacaaaattaattttgtaaatttcaaaTAAATCCTTGTGAACAAAATGATGCAAATTCCCatgaaatttgaagcgacatgaggagatttctaatatccaattttcagaTGTTGTGCCTTGTGCAATAACCTAATTTTCCATTGagtgaatgatattaataaaacgattttaaaaatttaacaattttttaaatCTGCCTTTTTGCAGCTGAGTTATAGAGGTCTGAAtttggccaaaatcccatacattcactgtaatttaagctgCATTTGCCCTCCAACCTAGATAGCGTCAGAAACTGTGAAAAGGTCTGTTAAGTTCATATTTTGTTGCCTTTGTGACAAGAGCCAAAAGTCTTACAGGTTTTAATAAGGTGCTGAAAGATTCTAACAGTGCGTGGGATTATATTAGCAGTCACAGACAATGATCTGCCTTGACGGGTATTTACATTGTATGTGAACTTATCGcattcaaggctgctgcctaagaaaattttaaaggggccctcagagctaaacgctgagaatttaggagcccaacatatgaagtgaaaggtgttgagctgtgaaaaattaaggcgcccagagctattctttgggagccccaggctaccgggctcctgttaggcaacagccttggcaTTTAATGTGACAGAATGGCAAATTGACATTTAAATTTTGCATTCAGAGAGAATGATATTAGGGACTTACTCATCAAATATACCAAATGTAGCAGCAACTGGATGATTTCTAATTGTCAGTGAAATATCTCTTGTCTCTGATGGCTCGGGGGTTTGAGATTCTTCATTTATTGTCACTGCATGAAGTTGAGCTGCCAAGTTAGAAAACagtacattgtttttgtttcagtaaACTGATGGAGTAAAAAGAAACACATCTAGTTTTGACTTACTGTTTTTAAGAGCAGCAATGGCGGCTATCAGAGAAGCATCTGTTATGTTTCCATCATAACTCAGGCATACTACATCCACATAAAGCACCCAGCATAACTACAATagaacaaaaaagtaaaaatggTAATGCCTGATGAATGGTGGAGCAGTGACCCCTAACTATGCTTAACTTGCTCAGATGTTGTTACCCCAGTCAATTTAAAGTG
This window harbors:
- the LOC137999689 gene encoding exosome complex component RRP43-like isoform X1: MAADFKTAQPLEYYRKFLEENIRPDGRDLLEFRKTILNVGSISTAEGSALVKLGNTTVVCGVKAEFAVPSQENPNHGYIVPNVDLPPLCSSRFRPGPPNEQAQVLSQFVADTISNCEPVNLKDLSILEGKLCWVLYVDVVCLSYDGNITDASLIAAIAALKNTQLHAVTINEESQTPEPSETRDISLTIRNHPVAATFGIFDDSVLFADPTDEEEGLLTGVVTIVVTDDEKIAAVHKPGGSPLPDHKFQECYKKAVTRGKEVRDLIQTACVDVDR
- the LOC137999689 gene encoding exosome complex component RRP43-like isoform X2, translated to MAADFKTAQPLEYYRKFLEENIRPDGRDLLEFRKTILNVGSISTAEGSALVKLGNTTVVCGVKAEFAVPSQENPNHGYIVPNVDLPPLCSSRFRPGPPNEQAQVLSQFVADTISNCEPVNLKDLSILEGKLCWVLYVDVVCLSYDGNITDASLIAAIAALKNTQLHAVTINEESQTPEPSETRDISLTIRNHPVAATFGIFDDSVLFADPTDEEEGLLTGVVTIVVTDDEKIAAVHKPGSPLPDHKFQECYKKAVTRGKEVRDLIQTACVDVDR